From Solanum lycopersicum chromosome 8, SLM_r2.1, the proteins below share one genomic window:
- the LOC101248231 gene encoding transcription factor bHLH53-like: MASVSYYSASKLEPNVQEFNSEEMMTMQQLLFDFNYDVEQNFSDENQDCYFDPDEFILPIEMNNSCCFMPEYSVLEKQPKDNHSCFIPEYSVFENIPKRQKIFQDDFFPNPNSNTITPSTHNSCFMPEYSVFEKQQKLFQDNFHEEGFLPNPPMFEDFALPEIPVPVFSAGVVAKKGGSSNNEKKMSAQSMAARQRRKKISDKTQELGKLIPGGHRMNTAEMLQATYKYIKLLQAQAGILAFIGSYQESFETPNLQKLVGSSLVQEKLYSSEHCLVPKVFVEALENNQEFQNSQILEEIKTLMKEGK; the protein is encoded by the exons ATGGCTAGTGTTAGCTACTATTCTGCTTCAAAATTGGAACCAAATGTTCAAGAATTCAACTCAGAAGAAATGATGACCATGCAGCAGCTTCTTTTTGATTTCAACTATGATGTTGAACAGAACTTTTCTGATGAAAATCAAGATTGCTATTTCGATCCAGACGAGTTTATTTTACCCATTGAAATGAATAACAGTTGTTGTTTCATGCCAGAGTACTCTGTTTTGGAGAAACAACCAAAGGACAATCATTCTTGTTTCATTCCAGAGTACTCTGTTTTTGAGAACATCCCAAAACGTCAAAAGATTTTTCAAGATGATTTCTTTCCAAATCCAAATAGTAATACGATAACCCCATCCACTCACAATTCTTGTTTCATGCCAGAATACTCTGTTTttgagaaacaacaaaaactcTTTCAAGATAACTTCCATGAGGAGGGGTTTTTGCCAAATCCTCCAATGTTTGAGGATTTTGCGCTTCCAGAAATTCCTGTGCCTGTTTTTAGTGCTGGAGTTGTCGCGAAGAAAGGCGGTAGTAGTAATAACGAGAAGAAGATGTCAGCACAGAGTATGGCGGCGAGGCAGAGGAGGAAGAAGATTAGTGATAAAACACAAGAATTGGGCAAATTGATACCTGGTGGACACAGAATGAACACTGCTGAAATGCTTCAAGCTACTTACAAGTATATTAAATTGTTGCAAGCACAAGCTGGAATTCTTGCCTTCATCGGATCATATcag GAATCATTTGAAACACCAAATTTGCAGAAACTTGTTGGATCTTCGTTGGTTCAAGAAAAGTTGTATTCAAGTGAACATTGCTTAGTTCCAAAAGTGTTTGTTGAAGCACtagaaaataatcaagaattcCAAAATTCACAAATCCTTGAGGAAATCAAAACTTTGATGAAGGAAggaaaatga